AAAATCGAACTCACGCTCGTAGTCGATGAAGGGAAGGCCTTCGGGGACGGTGAGTTTCAGGGGATTGGTCATCGGTTTTCCTTTGCCTTGGCGCCGCTTTGCCCGGCGCTGGATTGAAGCACGGCATCGAGGCTGCGGAACTGCTCCTCGCGGACCAACCTGTACTGGTCAATCCATGCGGTGAGTGCCTCCAGCCGTGCGGGGTTCAGGTGGACGGGCCTTCGCTGGGCCTCCCTGGTACGGGTGACCAGCTGCGCCTGCTCAAGCACCTGGATGTGCTTCGAAACTGCCTGCTTGGAAATTTCGAAGGGTTCCGCCAGTTCATTGACGGTTGCCGGGCCCCGGCTGAGCCGGGCAATGATGCTTCGCCGGACGGGGTCGGCCAGGGCCATGAAGGCCGAGTCCAGTGCCGCGCTTTCGGAAACCATCGCTGCCTCGTAATCAACCAACTCGTTTATCAACGTCTTAGTTGTTTAAGAGTAAGACCATTCAGCGCCCTCCTCAATACCCCTTCCCCTCTTGTTTCCCTTGGCGGCGGTTTGTTAGTATGTCAGTACAAACTTTTGGAAGGAGAACTTAATGCCTCTTGTCCGTATCGACGTAAACGAAGGCCGTTCCGCGGAGGACCTGCAGCAACTCAGCCGGGGAATCCATGACGCGATCCTCGCCCAGTACGGCATTCCGGAGCGTGATTACTTCCATATCCTCACCGAGCACCCGCAGGGGCAGATCTTCGCCCAGGATGCGGGCCTGGGATTCGAGCGGAGCGGGGGAGTGGTGATGATCCAGATCTTTACCCAGGGCGGCCGCTCGCAGGAAGCAAAGCAGCGCCTGTTCGCTGCCGTCGCTGAAAAGCTTTCCGGGGTGGGGGTTGCGGGTGAGGATGTCTTCATTGGCTATGTGGAAAACACTGCGGGGGACTGGTCCTTCGGCTTCGGCCGGGCGCAGTACATGACGGGTGAACTGTCGGTCCCGAAGAAGTAGCTTTTCGGCTCCGTTCCAGAGTTGACGGAGACCGCAAAACTGCGATGTAAGTATGTCAGTACAAACCTTTGACAGGACATTGGATCTAGGGCAAAGTAGTGCCTGTGGCCTCCACCACGGCCTGCCAGTCCCGGAGCTCCTGATCCTCAAAGGAAGAGTTCCACACCAGAAAGGTCCACGATCACCGTGACCCACGAGCTTCTCACGATCGGGCGCATCAGCGTTGATATCTACCCGAACGATATTGGGGTGGACCTGGAGGACGTCACGTCCTTTGGGAAATACCTCGGCGGTTCCCCTTCCAATGTGGCTGTCGCCGCTGCCCGGCACGGCCGCCGCACAGGCGTTATTACCCGCACCGGGGACGACGCCTTCGGCAACTACCTGCACCGGGAACTGCGCAAGTTCAAGGTCGATGACGCCTTCGTGTCCCCCGTGAAGGAATACCCGACGGCGGTCACATTCTGCGCCATCAAGCCGCCCGAAGACTTTCCGCTGTACTTCTACGGCCGCTTTCCCACGGCACCGGACCTGCAGATCAAGGCCGACGAACTGGACCTGGACGCCATCCGCGACGCCGGGATCTTCTGGTCCACCGTGACCGGCCTGTGCCAGGAGCCCAGCCGGGAGGCCCACATCAGGGCGCACGAGGCACGTCCCCGGACCGGCCTGGCCGAAGGGCAGTTCACGATCCTTGACCTTGACTACCGGCCCATGTTCTGGGCATCGGAGGAAGAAGCCCGGGCCGAGGTTGCCAAGGTCCTGCCGCACGTGACCGTTGCAATCGGCAATGACAAGGAATGTGCCGTAGCGGTGGGCGAGGGCACTCCGGACGAGCAGGCCGACAGGCTGCTGGCCGCGGGCGTCGAGATCGCCGTCGTCAAGCTTGGCCCCGAGGGCGTGATGGCCAAGACCCGCACCGAGCGCGTCGTCTCCGCCCCCGTTCCGGTAGAGACCGTCAATGGCCTCGGCGCAGGTGACTCCTTCGGCGGCGCCTTCTGCCATGGACTTCTTTCCGGTTGGCCGCTGGCCCAGGTCCTGGATTACGCCAACGCCGCCGGCGCCATCGTGGCTTCCCGCCTTTCGTGCGCCGACGCTATGCCCACGCCGGACGAGGTCAACTCGCTGCTCGCCGAACGCGGCCGCGCCGTTCCGCAGCTTGCCACCGAAGGAGCAGCACTGTGACACTTACCCCTATTGCCTCCAACCAGGCACTCAATGACGACCCGCGCCGCTACGAGCACCTGAGCATCATCCGGCTCGAAGATCCGGAGGCAGTGGCACGCGCGGCCCGGTCGCGCCGCCGCCACCCGGGCGTAAAGTCCGGCCGGCAAAACTTCATCGTGGCGGCAGACCACCCGGCCCGTGGCGCCCTCGCCGTCGGAGATGACCCGGTGGCCATGGCAGACCGCCGCCAGCTCCTGGACCGGCTGCAGATTGCCTTGGCGAACCCGGCCGTTGACGGCGTCCTGGCGTCCCCCGACATCATGGATGACCTCCTGCTGCTCGGGGCGCTTGAGGGCAAACTGGTGTTCGGCTCCATGAACCGCGGCGGCCTCGCCGGCCTGGTCAACGAATTCGATGACCGGTTCACCGGCCATACCGCAGCAGCCCTGGAGGCCCTCGGGGCGGACGGCGGCAAGATGCTCACCCGCATATGCCTTGGCGATCCGGACACCGTCTCCATGCTGGAAGCCACCGCGAAGGCCATCGACTCGCTGGCCGAGCGCAAGCTGATTGCCATGGTGGAGCCGTTCCTCTCGATCCGCGAGAACGGGCGGGTGCGCAACGACCTGTCCACCAACGCCGTGATCAAATCCATCGCCATCGCCGAAGGCCTGGGATCCACCAGCGCCTATACCTGGATGAAGCTGCCCGTCGTTGCCGGGATGGAACGCGTCATGGCCGCGACCACCATGCCCACCGTGCTGCTGGGCGGCGACCCGGACGGGACCCAGGACGAGGTCTTCGCGACCTGGCAGGCCGCGCTGGCCCTGCCCGGCGTACAGGGCCTTACCGTGGGCCGCACCCTGCTCTACCCCTCGGACGGGGACGTCGCCGGCGCCGTCGCCACGGCTGCCTCGCTCCTTCACCACACCACTGAAGTATCGGAGTAACCTCCCATGGGAACTGCAACGCGCAGAATGACGGTGGCACAGGCCGTCGTTGAATACCTTTCCAAGCAGTACACGGTGGACCAGGTGGGCGACCGGGAATACCGCGAACGCCTGATCCCCGGCACATTCGGCATCTTCGGCCACGGCAACGTGGCAGGTGTGGGCCAGGCCCTGAAGCAGTACCAGCAGCTGGATCCCGCCATCATGCCCTACTACCAGGGCCGCAACGAGCAGGCCCAGGTCCACCAGGCGGTGGGGTACGCCCGGCATACCCGCCGCCGCCAGACCTTCGCCATCAGCACCTCGATTGGTCCCGGGTCCTCGAACCTGCTGACCGGTGCCGCGCTGGCCACCACCAACCGGCTGCCGGTCCTGTTGTTGCCGAGCGACACCTTCGCCACCCGCGCCGCAGACCCGGTGCTGCAGCAGCTGGAGCAGCCCTACGCCTACGACCTCACGGTCAATGACGCCTTCCGGCCGCTGTCCAGGTTCTTTGACCGCGTCAACCGGCCCGAGCAGCTGTTCTCGGCGTTCCACCACGGGCTCCGGGTCCTGACGGACCCCGCAGAGACCGGTGCGGTCACCATTTCGCTGCCACAGGACGTCCAGGCCGAGGCCTTCGACGTCCCGGCGGAGTTTTTGGCCGAGCGTGAGTGGCGTATTCGCCGCCCGGACGCGGACGACGACGACATCCGGCGCGCCGCCGACGCCATCCGGGCCGCAAGGCGGCCGCTGATCATCGCCGGTGGCGGTGTCCTGTACGCGTATGCAAACGAGGAACTCGCCAGGTTCGTCGAGCTGACCGGCATCCCGGTGGGCAACACCCAGGCCGGCGTCGGCGTGCTGCCCTGGGACCATCCGTTCTCCCTGGGAGCCATTGGTTCCACGGGTACGACGGCGGCGAACGCCATCGCTGCCGAGGCGGACCTGATCATTGGCATCGGCACGCGGTACGAGGACTTCACCACCGCCTCCCGGACCGCTTTCCAGAACCCCGACGTGAAGTTCATCAACATCAACGTCGCCCCGATCGATGCGTACAAGCACGGCACCACGCTGCCGATCGTGGCAGACGCCCGGAAGGCGCTGGTGAAGCTGAATGAGGCACTGGGCGGCTACCGCGTCGGCGCCGACCTTGAGGAGCAGGTGTCGGCCGAGAAGAAGCGCTGGGACGCCACCGTGGACGAGGCATTCGACACCCGGCACACCCCGCTGCCGGCACAGAACGAGATCATTGGCGCCACCAACCGGGCCATGGACGCCCGTGACGTGGTGATCTGCGCGGCCGGTTCACTGCCCGGGGACCTGCACAAGATGTGGCGCGTCCGGGACCCCTTCGGCTACCACGTCGAATATGCATACTCCTGCATGGGCTACGAAATTCCCGGCGGGCTGGGCGTCAAGCGCGCAGCCCTTGCGGAAGCGGTGGCAAGTACGACGGCGGCTGGTGGGGGCCGCGCGGACGTGCGGGACGTCGTCGTGATGGTGGGGGATGGCTCCTACCTGATGATGCACACCGAACTGGTCACCGCCGTCGCCGAACGCATCAAGCTGATCGTGGTCCTGATCCAGAACCACGGCTACGCCTCCATCGGCTCGCTCTCCGAGTCCCTCGGTTCACAGCGCTTCGGCACCCAGTACCGGTCGCTCAATGAGGAACAGCACAGCTTCGACGAAGGTGAAACCCTTCCGGTTGACCTGGCCCTGAACGCCGAATCCCTCGGCGTGAAGGTCATCCGGATCGAGCCGGGGGAGAAGGCCATCGCCGAGCTCGAACAGGCCATCCGTGACGCCAAAGCCGCACCGGAGCGCGGCGGACCCATCCTGATCCACGTCGAGTCCGACCCGCTCCTGGACGCCCCCAGCTCCGAATCATGGTGGGACGTTCCCGTCTCCCAGGTATCCGAACTGGACTCCACCCAGCAGGCCTACCAGACCTACACCGACCACAAGTCCCGCCAGCGCAAACTGCTCGGCTGACGCCGCCCTTTCCACCACTCAAGGAAGAGTCCCATGACTGCCACCACCGAGACCACCGTCATCAACCACTTCATCAATGGCGCCGAAACTGCCGGCGCGGGCGGGCGCACCACGTCCGTCTATAACCCTGCCACCGGCCAGGTCAGCGCAGAACTGCGCCTGGCCAACCGCGCCGACCTGGACGCCACCGTGGCCGCTGCCCGCAAGGCGGCCGATACTTGGGGCGATATCTCCCTGGCCAAGCGCACCGCGGTGCTGTTCAAGTTCCGCGAACTCGTCGCCGCCCACGTGGACGACCTCGCCGCCCTGATTACCGCCGAACACGGCAAGGTCATCTCCGACGCCAAGGGCGAAATTGGCCGCGGCCTGGAAGTCATCGAATACGCCTGCGGCATCCCCACGCTGCTCAAGGGCGACTACTCGGACCAGGTCTCCACCGGCATCGACGTGTTCAACTTCCGTGAACCCCTTGGCGTGGTGGCCGGCATCACCCCGTTCAACTTCCCGGTGATGGTGCCGCTGTGGATGGCGCCGATGGCGATCGCCACGGGCAACGCCTTCATCCTCAAGCCCTCCGAGCGGGACCCCTCCGCCTCCATGCTCCTGGCCAAGCTGTGGAAGGACGCCGGTCTGCCCGATGGGGTGTTCCAGGTCCTGCACGGCGACAAGGAAACCGTTGACGGGCTCCTGACCCACCCTGACGTGGACGGCATCTCCTTCGTCGGCTCCACGCCGATCGCCCAGTACGTCCACGAAACCGCCACGAAGCACGGCAAGCGCGTCCAGGCCCTGGGCGGTGCGAAGAACCACGCCATCGTCATGCCCGACGCGGACCTGGACAACGCCGCCGACCACCTGGCCGCCGCAGCCTTTGGTTCCGCAGGGGAGCGGTGCATGGCCATCTCCGTTGCCGTCGCCGTCGGAGACGCCGCGGACCTGATCGTCAAGAAGGTCGAAGAGCGCGCCCTGGCCGTGAAGGTCAACAACGGGACCGCTCCTGAGGCAGAGATGGGCCCGGTCATCACCCCGGCCTCCAAGGAGCGCATCGTCAGGATCGTCACGGAAGCAGAAGCCGCCGGCGCGGCCATGGTGGTTGACGGCCGCGACCTCGTGGTCCCCGGCCACGAGGACGGCTTTTGGGTTGGTCCCACCGTGATCGACCACGTCAAAACCGGAATGACTGCCTACACCGAGGAAATCTTCGGTCCCGTCCTCGTCGTGGTCCGCGTGGACAGCCTGGAAGACGGCATCAACCTCATCAACGCCAACCCCTACGGCAACGGGACCGCCATCTTCACCTCCTCCGGCGCCCACGCGCGCAAGTTCCAGCGCTCCGTCACCGTAGGCATGATCGGGATCAACGTGCCCTTGCCCGTCCCGGTGGCTTACCACTCCTTCGGCGGTTGGAAAGCCTCGCTGTTTGGCGACAAGCACATCTACGGCCCCGAAGGCGTGTCCTTCTACACCCGCGGCAAGGTCATCACCTCCCGCTGGCCCGAACCCACCCACGCCTCCGGCGCCTCCTACAACTTCCCGTCCAACTAGTCCCCACTGCCGCCCTCGCCCCCGCCCAGGAACCCTGCCGGGCGGGCCCCACCAGCAAAGAGAAAGACAACGCTGTCATGACTGAGAACAAGCTGATCATCGGCACCGCTCCGGACTCCTGGGGTGTCTGGTTCCCTGACGATCCCAAGCAGACCCCGTGGGAGCGCTTCCTGGACGAGGTGGCGGAATCCGGCTATAAGTGGATTGAGCTTGGCCCTTACGGCTACCTTCCCACCGATCCCGCGCGGCTGGCGGAGGAATTGAAGCAGCGCGACCTAAAGGTCACCGCCGGCACGGTGTTCACCGCCTTCCATCGCGGGCTTGACCAGTGGGAGACCGCCTGGGAGCCGGCCCGCAAGGTGGCCGAACTCACGGCAGCCTTGGGCGGCGAGCACATCGTGGTCATCCCGGCCATGTGGCGTGACGACGTTACGGGCGAGGCAGTGGAAAGCGGCACGCTGAGCGACAAAGCCTGGAGCGACTTGTTTACCGGCCACAACCGCCTGGGCAAGACCCTGCTGGAGGACTTTGGGCTGAAGCAGCAGTTCCATTCGCACGCCGATTCACACGTGGGTGCCCAGGAGGACATCGAAACGCTGCTCGGCGCAACGGATCCGAAGTACCTGAACCTGTGCCTGGACACCGGCCATGCCGAATACTGCGGTGCTTCCAGCCTGGAGCTGATCAAGAACTACCCGGACCGGATCGGCTACCTGCACCTGAAGCAGATCAACCCGGAGATCCTCAAGAAGGTCAACGAGGAAAACATGACCTGGGCCGCAGCCAACCTGGCCGGCGTGATGACCGAGCCGCCGAACGGACTGCCAGACCTGCGCGCCGTCATCGAAGCCGTGGAAGCGCTGGACCGCCCGATCTTCGGCATCGTGGAGCAGGACATGTACCCCGTCGCCTTCGACGTTCCCATGCCCATCGCCAAGCGCACCCGCAACTACCTGCTGTCCTGCGGTTCCCGCACCGCCGTCAGCTGACCGCATCCGTTTACAGACACCGAAGGACGAAACAATGACTGAAACCCTCCGCGTAGCCGTTATCGGCGCAGGGCGCATGGGCGCCGACCACATCCAGCGCCTCCACAAGCGCATCCACGGAGCCGAAGTTGCCGCCGTCGTTGACGTGGACCTGGCCCGTGCACAGGCCGCCATCGAGGGCATTCCGGGCGCTGTTGCCCTGGCCGACGCCGAGGAAGCCCTTAACAACGGCGACGTCAATGCGGTACTGATTGCCACCCCCGGCTTCCTGCACGAGGACATCCTGCTGAAGGCGCTCGCCAAGGACATCCCGATCCTCTGCGAAAAGCCGCTGACCCCGGACGCCGAATCCTCCTGGAACGTTGTCCAGGCCGAGGTGGCTTTGGGCCGCAAGCGCATCCAGGTGGGCTTCATGCGCCGCTTCGACGCCGAATATGCGGCGCTCGGCCAAATCATCCGCGACCACGAGCTGGGCGAGCTGCTCATGCTGCACCACCAGCACCGCAACCCCACCACGCCGGTTGGCTTCACGAACGAAATGCTGATCCACGACTCCGTGGTGCACGAGTTTGATGCCATCCGCTTCTTCACGGGCGAGGAAATCACCAGCATCCAGGTCCGCCTGGGCAAGGCCACCAGGAACGCCCCGGCCGGCCAGCACGATCCACAGCACGTCCTGATCGAGACCGAATCGGGCGTCCTGGCCGACGTTGAGATTTATGTCAACGCCAAGTTCGGCTATGAAGTGGCTACCCAGGCATCCTTCGAAGAAGGCGTCGTCAGCATCGGCGGCGACAAGGGTCCCTACACCCGCAGCGCCGGCCGCTGGGGCGGAAACATCACCCCCGGCTTCGAGGAGCGTTTCGGCGCGGCGTACGACGTCGAAATCCAGTCATGGGTAGACGCGGCACGTAAGGGCGAAATTGGCGGCCCCTCCGCCTGGGACGGCTACGCCACTGCAGCCTGCTGCGAAGCGGGCGTCGAAGCACAGAAGAACGGCGAAAAGGTCGCTGTAAAGCTGGCCACAAAGCCCGACCTCTACAAGTAGCCACCCGGAGGAGTCTTTTCCCTTGAAAATCGCACTTGATCCTACGCCGTTCCACCACACCCACAGCCTGCTTGAGTTCCCTAAGGTGGTTGCGGACCTTGGCTACAAATACATGCAGATGACTCCGCACGCGGACTTCATCCCCTTCTACAACCACCCCAAAGCAGACGATGAACTGGTAGGCCAGCTGAGCAAGGCCTGCAAGGATGCGGGAATCGAAATCGCCTCAGTCTTGCCGGTGCTCCGCTGGTCCGGACCCGACGAGGACGCCCGCGAGGCAGCGGTCCGCTACTGGAAGCGTGCCATCCAGATCACGGTGGACCTCGGTGTCGGCACCATCAACACCGAGTTCAGCGGCAGGCCGGAAAAAGCCGAAGAGTCCGAGCAGGCCTTCTACCGTTCCATGGAGGAACTGCTGCCGATCATCGAGCGTGAGGGCATCGACCTGCTGATCGACCCGCACCCGGACGACTTCGTGGAGGAAGGCCTCGCCGCCATCCGCATGATCCGCGGGCTCAACTCGAAGAACGTTGGCATGGTGTACGTGGCCTCGCACAGCTTCCACATGAAGAACGCGCCGCTGGACATCATGCGGGCGGCGGGGGACAGGTTGCGGCTGGTCCACGTGGCCGACACCATGAACCACCATGCCTCGCACGGGCTCCGTTACATCACCAACCCGCCGGGCAACCCCGTCCGTGTCCACCAGCACCTGAAAATCGGCGACGGCGACGTCAACTGGGACGAGTTCTTCGGCGGCCTGAAGGAAATCGGCTTCCTGGACCGGGACGATACCGTCATGGTTTCCAGCGTCTTCGCCGAGGACGAAAACGCGGAGGACGTCTCCCGATACCAGCTGGAGACCATGCAGCAGTATGTCCGGAAGGCCAATGCATGAGTGGCCCTGCTCCTGCTGCCACCACCGTCAAGGCTCCGGCCAACCATAAGAAGGCGCTCCGTACGGTCACCATCATCTCCACGTTCGGCGGCCTGCTCTTCGGCTACGACACCGGCGTGATCAACGGCGCCCTGCCGTACATGCAGGAGGACCTGGGGCTCACGCCGCTGACCGAGGGCCTGGTCACCTCATCCCTGCTGTTCGGTGCAGCCTTTGGTGCCCTGTTCGGAGGCCGGCTGGCTGACCGCAACGGCCGGCGCAAGATGATCATGGTCCTGGCGGTCGTCTTCCTGCTGGGAACGCTCGCCTGCACCTTCGCGCCGAACACGGAGGTGATGATCGCCGCCAGGTTCGTACTGGGCCTTGCCGTGGGCGGCGCGTCCGTGACCGTTCCCGTTTACCTCGCGGAGGTGTCTCCCAGTGCGCGCCGCGGCAGGATCGTCACGCAGAACGAGCTGATGATCGTCACCGGCCAGCTGCTGGCCTTCATCTTCAACGCCTACCTCGGGAACACCTTCGGGGAAGCCGGCGGCATCTGGCGGTGGATGCTGGTCATTGCAACGCTCCCCGCGATCGTGCTGTGGATCGGTATGAATTTCATGCCGGAAAGCCCGCGCTGGCTGGCTTCGATGGGCAGCTTCGGCGAAACGCTCAGCGTGCTGCAGCGCATCCGGTCCCAGGCCGATGCGCGGACAGAGTTCGAAGAGGTCAAAGCGATGGCCGTGGAGGACTACAAGTCCAAGATGGGCTCGTGGAAGGACCTGAGCATTCCGTGGCTGCGCCGGATCTTTGTGGTGGGCCTGGGCCTGGCCGTAATCCAGCAGATCACCGGTGTGAACTCCATCATGTACTACGGCACCCAGATCCTCTCGCAGTCCGGTTTCGGCCGGGAAGCAGCCCTGACGGCCAACATTGCCAACGGCG
The window above is part of the Pseudarthrobacter sp. NS4 genome. Proteins encoded here:
- a CDS encoding ArsR/SmtB family transcription factor, which translates into the protein MVSESAALDSAFMALADPVRRSIIARLSRGPATVNELAEPFEISKQAVSKHIQVLEQAQLVTRTREAQRRPVHLNPARLEALTAWIDQYRLVREEQFRSLDAVLQSSAGQSGAKAKENR
- a CDS encoding tautomerase family protein gives rise to the protein MPLVRIDVNEGRSAEDLQQLSRGIHDAILAQYGIPERDYFHILTEHPQGQIFAQDAGLGFERSGGVVMIQIFTQGGRSQEAKQRLFAAVAEKLSGVGVAGEDVFIGYVENTAGDWSFGFGRAQYMTGELSVPKK
- the iolC gene encoding 5-dehydro-2-deoxygluconokinase; amino-acid sequence: MTHELLTIGRISVDIYPNDIGVDLEDVTSFGKYLGGSPSNVAVAAARHGRRTGVITRTGDDAFGNYLHRELRKFKVDDAFVSPVKEYPTAVTFCAIKPPEDFPLYFYGRFPTAPDLQIKADELDLDAIRDAGIFWSTVTGLCQEPSREAHIRAHEARPRTGLAEGQFTILDLDYRPMFWASEEEARAEVAKVLPHVTVAIGNDKECAVAVGEGTPDEQADRLLAAGVEIAVVKLGPEGVMAKTRTERVVSAPVPVETVNGLGAGDSFGGAFCHGLLSGWPLAQVLDYANAAGAIVASRLSCADAMPTPDEVNSLLAERGRAVPQLATEGAAL
- a CDS encoding Cgl0159 family (beta/alpha)8-fold protein yields the protein MTLTPIASNQALNDDPRRYEHLSIIRLEDPEAVARAARSRRRHPGVKSGRQNFIVAADHPARGALAVGDDPVAMADRRQLLDRLQIALANPAVDGVLASPDIMDDLLLLGALEGKLVFGSMNRGGLAGLVNEFDDRFTGHTAAALEALGADGGKMLTRICLGDPDTVSMLEATAKAIDSLAERKLIAMVEPFLSIRENGRVRNDLSTNAVIKSIAIAEGLGSTSAYTWMKLPVVAGMERVMAATTMPTVLLGGDPDGTQDEVFATWQAALALPGVQGLTVGRTLLYPSDGDVAGAVATAASLLHHTTEVSE
- the iolD gene encoding 3D-(3,5/4)-trihydroxycyclohexane-1,2-dione acylhydrolase (decyclizing), with the protein product MGTATRRMTVAQAVVEYLSKQYTVDQVGDREYRERLIPGTFGIFGHGNVAGVGQALKQYQQLDPAIMPYYQGRNEQAQVHQAVGYARHTRRRQTFAISTSIGPGSSNLLTGAALATTNRLPVLLLPSDTFATRAADPVLQQLEQPYAYDLTVNDAFRPLSRFFDRVNRPEQLFSAFHHGLRVLTDPAETGAVTISLPQDVQAEAFDVPAEFLAEREWRIRRPDADDDDIRRAADAIRAARRPLIIAGGGVLYAYANEELARFVELTGIPVGNTQAGVGVLPWDHPFSLGAIGSTGTTAANAIAAEADLIIGIGTRYEDFTTASRTAFQNPDVKFININVAPIDAYKHGTTLPIVADARKALVKLNEALGGYRVGADLEEQVSAEKKRWDATVDEAFDTRHTPLPAQNEIIGATNRAMDARDVVICAAGSLPGDLHKMWRVRDPFGYHVEYAYSCMGYEIPGGLGVKRAALAEAVASTTAAGGGRADVRDVVVMVGDGSYLMMHTELVTAVAERIKLIVVLIQNHGYASIGSLSESLGSQRFGTQYRSLNEEQHSFDEGETLPVDLALNAESLGVKVIRIEPGEKAIAELEQAIRDAKAAPERGGPILIHVESDPLLDAPSSESWWDVPVSQVSELDSTQQAYQTYTDHKSRQRKLLG
- a CDS encoding CoA-acylating methylmalonate-semialdehyde dehydrogenase; translated protein: MTATTETTVINHFINGAETAGAGGRTTSVYNPATGQVSAELRLANRADLDATVAAARKAADTWGDISLAKRTAVLFKFRELVAAHVDDLAALITAEHGKVISDAKGEIGRGLEVIEYACGIPTLLKGDYSDQVSTGIDVFNFREPLGVVAGITPFNFPVMVPLWMAPMAIATGNAFILKPSERDPSASMLLAKLWKDAGLPDGVFQVLHGDKETVDGLLTHPDVDGISFVGSTPIAQYVHETATKHGKRVQALGGAKNHAIVMPDADLDNAADHLAAAAFGSAGERCMAISVAVAVGDAADLIVKKVEERALAVKVNNGTAPEAEMGPVITPASKERIVRIVTEAEAAGAAMVVDGRDLVVPGHEDGFWVGPTVIDHVKTGMTAYTEEIFGPVLVVVRVDSLEDGINLINANPYGNGTAIFTSSGAHARKFQRSVTVGMIGINVPLPVPVAYHSFGGWKASLFGDKHIYGPEGVSFYTRGKVITSRWPEPTHASGASYNFPSN
- a CDS encoding sugar phosphate isomerase/epimerase family protein; protein product: MTENKLIIGTAPDSWGVWFPDDPKQTPWERFLDEVAESGYKWIELGPYGYLPTDPARLAEELKQRDLKVTAGTVFTAFHRGLDQWETAWEPARKVAELTAALGGEHIVVIPAMWRDDVTGEAVESGTLSDKAWSDLFTGHNRLGKTLLEDFGLKQQFHSHADSHVGAQEDIETLLGATDPKYLNLCLDTGHAEYCGASSLELIKNYPDRIGYLHLKQINPEILKKVNEENMTWAAANLAGVMTEPPNGLPDLRAVIEAVEALDRPIFGIVEQDMYPVAFDVPMPIAKRTRNYLLSCGSRTAVS
- a CDS encoding Gfo/Idh/MocA family protein, producing MTETLRVAVIGAGRMGADHIQRLHKRIHGAEVAAVVDVDLARAQAAIEGIPGAVALADAEEALNNGDVNAVLIATPGFLHEDILLKALAKDIPILCEKPLTPDAESSWNVVQAEVALGRKRIQVGFMRRFDAEYAALGQIIRDHELGELLMLHHQHRNPTTPVGFTNEMLIHDSVVHEFDAIRFFTGEEITSIQVRLGKATRNAPAGQHDPQHVLIETESGVLADVEIYVNAKFGYEVATQASFEEGVVSIGGDKGPYTRSAGRWGGNITPGFEERFGAAYDVEIQSWVDAARKGEIGGPSAWDGYATAACCEAGVEAQKNGEKVAVKLATKPDLYK
- a CDS encoding sugar phosphate isomerase/epimerase family protein, which encodes MKIALDPTPFHHTHSLLEFPKVVADLGYKYMQMTPHADFIPFYNHPKADDELVGQLSKACKDAGIEIASVLPVLRWSGPDEDAREAAVRYWKRAIQITVDLGVGTINTEFSGRPEKAEESEQAFYRSMEELLPIIEREGIDLLIDPHPDDFVEEGLAAIRMIRGLNSKNVGMVYVASHSFHMKNAPLDIMRAAGDRLRLVHVADTMNHHASHGLRYITNPPGNPVRVHQHLKIGDGDVNWDEFFGGLKEIGFLDRDDTVMVSSVFAEDENAEDVSRYQLETMQQYVRKANA
- a CDS encoding sugar porter family MFS transporter, translating into MSGPAPAATTVKAPANHKKALRTVTIISTFGGLLFGYDTGVINGALPYMQEDLGLTPLTEGLVTSSLLFGAAFGALFGGRLADRNGRRKMIMVLAVVFLLGTLACTFAPNTEVMIAARFVLGLAVGGASVTVPVYLAEVSPSARRGRIVTQNELMIVTGQLLAFIFNAYLGNTFGEAGGIWRWMLVIATLPAIVLWIGMNFMPESPRWLASMGSFGETLSVLQRIRSQADARTEFEEVKAMAVEDYKSKMGSWKDLSIPWLRRIFVVGLGLAVIQQITGVNSIMYYGTQILSQSGFGREAALTANIANGVISVLATFVGIWLLGKVGRRRMLITGQVGTTSALLLIGLFSLILPEGPSRGFVILSLTVTFLAFQQGAISPVTWLMLSEIFPLKMRGLGMGASVFVLWIVNFLVGFGFPQLLAAIGLSNTFFVFAVLGVGAIAFAAKYVPETRGKSLEDLEHYFKNVAGAKPEAVASGANH